In the genome of Aspergillus luchuensis IFO 4308 DNA, chromosome 2, nearly complete sequence, one region contains:
- a CDS encoding uncharacterized protein (COG:S;~EggNog:ENOG410PWQS;~TransMembrane:1 (i41-61o)): MNEALAYPFSGMQQSNAPQRRGPIEGPNGRRLIRRVTWRSSTYKLMACLWVLGVFYIVWLIRDVFYYPFYASSKQPLTPKDTNDLLAPYVGRQECDISSLSLFSPPQPGDGERASSNPYCQSRDALLNAMSNGGRHGFDAAYTSQGCSYRWFTSAEVCDILRKFDGIVFVGDDTLADAYAGFNILLREDLATGSLKEWEINKGHGHDCRCESQFTSRSCLPLRITSSDEVYAQEGSSAPRRPYACSSRIPHAFLATASSPAPRGVYDKFRRMVARGVGRNRPVPVILSLSLSTSYSLSTAKSSMDEWLTLAQASGRNTPFLWVGPTAPGLQKDSRDNIHASSWQYSQDTAQEARNRGLDALGMYNATLQADSWDGKHYGEKVALIQAMMVINWLAML; encoded by the exons ATGAACGAAGCTCTTGCCTATCCTTTCTCCGGGATGCAGCAAAGCAATGCTCCACAGCGACGCGGCCCGATCGAAGGGCCCAACGGTCGACGCTTGATTCGTAGGGTCACCTGGCGATCCTCCACGTACAAGTTGATGGCTTGTCTGTGGGTGTTGGGTGTCTTTTATATCGTCTGGCTGATACGGGATGTCTTCTACTACCCCTTCTACGCCTCTTCCAAACAGCCTCTCACCCCCAAAGACACGAATGA TTTACTGGCTCCCTATGTGGGTCGTCAAGAGTGTGACATTTCTTCCCTGTCCCTCTTCAGCCCCCCTCAACCCGGTGATGGCGAACGTGCTTCAAGCAATCCATACTGCCAATCTCGTGATGCCCTGCTCAACGCCATGAGCAATGGCGGGCGTCACGGTTTTGACGCTGCGTATACCTCTCAAG GATGCTCTTATCGTTGGTTCACTAGCGCCGAAGTATGCGACATTCTTCGGAAATTCGATGGAATCGTCTTTGTGGGTGATGATACCTTGGCCGATGCCTATGCAGGCTTCAACATTCTTTTGCGGGAGGACCTGGCCACTGGATCCCTGAAAGAGTGGGAGATAAACAAAGGACATGGCCATGATTGCCGATGTGAATCCCAGTTCACCAGTAGATCGTGCCTACCTCTGCGGATTACTTCGAGTGATGAGGTATACGCTCAAGAAGGAAGCAGTGCCCCTCGCAGGCCTTACGCTTGTTCATCCC GTATTCCTCATGCCTTCCTCGCTACAGCCAGTTCTCCTGCCCCTAGGGGTGTGTATGACAAATTTCGTCGAATGGTCGCCCGAGGAGTTGGCCGAAATAGACCCGTTCCCGTGATCCTGagtctttccctttccacaTCCTATTCCCTGTCTACAGCTAAAAGCAGCATGGATGAATGGCTCACACTGGCCCAGGCCAGTGGACGGAACACCCCTTTTCTCTGGGTAGGTCCGACAGCTCCTGGGCTTCAAAAGGACTCGAGGGACAACATCCACGCATCCAGCTGGCAGTATTCACAAGACACCGCCCAAGAAGCCCGCAACAGAGGCTTGGATGCTCTGGGAATGTACAATGCGACCCTTCAAGCTGATAGTTGGGATGGTAAGCACTACGGAGAGAAGGTAGCTTTGATACaagcgatgatg
- a CDS encoding PDK/BCKDK family protein kinase (COG:T;~EggNog:ENOG410PHX7;~InterPro:IPR005467,IPR003594,IPR036890,IPR018955, IPR039028,IPR004358,IPR036784;~PFAM:PF10436,PF02518;~go_function: GO:0004672 - protein kinase activity [Evidence IEA];~go_function: GO:0016772 - transferase activity, transferring phosphorus-containing groups [Evidence IEA];~go_process: GO:0016310 - phosphorylation [Evidence IEA]), with translation MWKPSESLMNTIRHYASFPATGVSLRQMVQFGDRPSTGTLFRASQFLSEELPIRLAHRVQDLGELPDGLSEMPSIKKVQDWYAQSFEEIINLPRPTLTQEVKTRLLRPGRLNGGTSRILSETTQNPSIREGQYRSSPSSLLNGNGNGKGAAVGRRYYAPSDDHGDWPPELNDYNERFAKTLQHIKRRHDSVVTTVAQGILEWKRKRQRLQIDSTVQSFLDRFYMSRIGIRMLIGQHIALTEQTHVRQPNYVGIICTKTNVREVALEAIDNARFVCEDYYGLFDAPKVQLVCKEDLNFMYVPGHLSHMLFETLKNSLRAVVEAHGADKDAFPVTKVIIAEGKEDITIKISDEGGGIPRSAIPLVWTYMYTTVEQTPSLDPDFDKSDFKAPMAGFGYGLPISRLYARYFGGDLKLISMEGYGTDVYLHLNRLSSSSEPLQ, from the exons ATGTGGAAGCCGTCGGAGAGTCTGATGAACACCATCAGACATTATGCCAGCTTCCCTGCTACTGGTGTCTCTCTCCGGCAGATGGTGCAGTTTGGAGATAGGCCCTCCACAG GCACCCTCTTTCGCGCCTCACAGTTCCTTTCCGAAGAACTCCCAATACGTCTCGCTCATCGGGTCCAGGATCTTGGAGAACTTCCAGATGGTCTCAGTGAAATGCCATCTATCAAGAAGGTCCAGGACTGGTACGCACAGTCGTTCGAG GAAATCATCAACCTCCCTCGACCTACTCTGACCCAGGAAGTCAAAACTCGTCTGCTCCGTCCGGGGAGGCTCAACGGAGGTACTTCGAGGATCCTCTCCGAGACCACACAGAACCCTAGCATCCGTGAAGGACAATACCGCTCGTCTCCCTCGTCCCTGTTGAACGGCAACGGCAACGGCAAAGGCGCCGCCGTGGGCCGAAGATACTATGCTCCTTCTGATGACCATGGAGATTGGCCCCCGGAACTGAATGACTACAATGAACGCTTCGCCAAGACTTTGCAGCACATCAAGCGGAGACACGACAGTGTTGTGACTACCGTGGCTCAAGGTATCCTCGAATGGAAACGAAAGCGCCAACGTCTGCAGATTGATTCCACCGTACAGTCCTTCCTTGATCGGTTTTACATGTCCCGGATTGGTATACGAATGTTGATCGGTCAACATATCGCATTAACGGAACAAACGCATGTGCGACAACCAAACTATGTCGGTATCATCTGTACGAAAACCAATGTGCGCGAGGTCGCCCTTGAGGCTATCGACAACGCTCGCTTCGTCTGTGAGGATTACTATGGTCTCTTTGATGCCCCCAAAGTGCAACTTGTCTGCAAGGAAGATCTGAACTTCATGTATGTTCCGGGTCACTTGTCCCATATGCTCTTTGAAACCTTGAAGAACTCCTTGCGTGCGGTCGTGGAAGCCCACGGCGCAGACAAGGATGCCTTCCCGGTCACCAAGGTCATCATCGCGGAGGGCAAAGAAGACATTACGATCAAGATTTCCGACGAAGGTGGTGGCATCCCTCGCTCCGCCATCCCCTTGGTCTGGACGTACATGTACACTACCGTAGAGCAAACTCCTAGCCTGGATCCCGACTTTGACAAGAGTGACTTCAAGGCTCCCATGGCTGGTTTTGGATACGGTCTGCCGATCAGTCGACTGTATGCTCGCTACTTTGGTGGCGATCTGAAGCTGATCAGTATGGAAGG GTACGGCACTGATGtctatctccatctcaacCGGCTCTCTTCGAGCTCGGAGCCCCTGCAATGA
- a CDS encoding uncharacterized protein (COG:S;~EggNog:ENOG410PZK4): MFNPNIPTPNPGRRQGDPIVIADDDEDEELETDYPEEIYIQAFEGDEDSLIRELDLEESESAEDDDDMQVEYSLQSSRPQSGIMGYTYPTTPTPNLGPTLYQTTLDQERQIRTRLREDRHAALCVLLDRELLTIQALAHQEVRTSPPTPLLPYKCITKSVRMNNIQTLPQCRRRFLSRLLAPEDPEAAASIRADRFTVQHPSTSSIASSSLSTVAMIVPRQVVDVYETDDAGWRRPMMERAGRGGSVSASGAGGMQSSPASVGSGSISGSGSAASKMKGRMGTPDRVGRGVRGGRGLQQSASYRERERRRGLVEE, translated from the exons atgttcaaccccaacatccccacaCCCAACCCCGGCCGTCGCCAAGGTGACCCCATCGTGAttgccgatgatgacgaggacgaagaacTCGAAACCGACTACCCAGAAGAGATCTACATCCAAGCATTCGAAGGCGATGAAGACTCTTTAATCCGCGAACTCGACCTCGAAGAGAGCGAGTCGGCggaggacgatgacgataTGCAGGTAGAGTACTCGTTACAGTCTTCGCGGCCTCAGTCGGGTATAATGGGGTATA CCtacccaacaacaccaacccccaaCCTAGGCCCGACTCTCTACCAAACAACCCTCGACCAAGAACGTCAAATACGCACTCGCCTCCGCGAAGACCGCCACGCCGCGTTATGTGTCCTCCTAGACAGGGAACTACTGACTATACAAGCGTTGGCGCATCAGGAGGTAAGAACTTCTCCCCCTACCCCACTTCTTCCCTATAAATGCATCACTAAATCAGTACGAATGAATAATATACAGACCCTCCCCCAATGCCGCCGCCGATTTCTATCCCGCCTTCTCGCCCCGGAGGACCCCGAAGCCGCGGCCTCGATCCGCGCAGACCGGTTCACGGTACAGCATCCTAGCACGAGCAGTATtgcttcgtcgtcgttgtcgaCGGTTGCGATGATTGTGCCGCGacaggtggtggatgtgtatGAGACGGATGAtgcggggtggaggaggccgaTGATGGAGCGTGCGGGACGGGGGGGATCGGTCAGTGCTAGCGGTGCTGGGGGGATGCAGTCGTCGCCTGCGTCGGTGGGGTCGGGGTCGATCTCCGGGTCTGGGTCGGCGgcgtcgaagatgaaggggaggatggggacgCCGGAtcgggtggggaggggagtgagaggggggagggggttgcaGCAGTCGGCGTCGTAtcgggagagggagaggaggagggggttggttgaggagtag